The Stigmatella aurantiaca DW4/3-1 genome contains the following window.
ACGGCCTTGCCCGCGGTGATGAACGGGCGCAGGGTGTCGCACTCGTCGTACTGGAGACACTCCTCGTTGACCTGGAAGTCGAAGTCGTTCACGAGCTGTGTCACCTGATCCACATCGTTCTTCAGGCCAACGGCCAGCCCACGCGAGTGGGCCTCCGAGGCGAGGAAGCGGTTGAAGGCGAGCTGGTCAGCCGAGGTGAGGCGGAAACCCGTGTTGTTCGAATAGCCGTCCACGTTGTCCGGGTCCACCGCGTCGCATCCCTTCTGGCGGGCCAGCTCGATCCGGCTGCGCATGATGTCGCGGACCGAGGTGGCGCGGATGTCCAGCCAGCGCTCGCCGGGCCAGCCATCCAGTGCCTTGCCCAGCACCGCCGAGGGGAAGCTCTTGGCGTCTGGGCGCCAGTCTTCGTAAGAGCCAGCGCTGAAGTAACAGATGACCTTGCGTCCCTGGCTCTTGAGCGCGGTGAGGGTGGCGGTGGGCGTGTCGAACAGGTCCACGTCATACACCGGGACGTTGAAGCCCGTGTTCAGCTTCCCGCTGAGCTGGATCTGCCAGCGCGTGCCGGGAGTGGGACGCCACCAAGCCGGCGTCGCCGCTGTCTCGGCGGGGGCCGTGTTCTGAAAGGGGCGCTCCGGGGAGGGGCTGCCAGAAGGAGGGGAGGCCGGTTCCATGGCCGGGAGGGCTTCCTCGTGACCGCCACACGCGGAGACGAGGGCGGTTCCGGGGATCAAAGGGGCGAGGCACAGCAAGGTCTTCCAGGTAGGCAAGGGGTCTCCTAGCAACAAGGCCCGGGACACGGTTCCAGGCGTTGGCGCGGTGAACATCCCTTGGGGGGCGGCTCTTCCTCAACGAAAAGCGGGGCTCCGGTTGGACCCGGGCCCCGCTGGCTCAAGGCGCTTGAGTGGCTGCCTTTGTCAATCGATGATGTCCTTGATGCGCTTGCCGCTCGCGATGTGCCCCTCGAGGGTGACATCGGTCTTGGAGAGCAGGCTGCTGAAGACCGCATCGTTCTCGTACTTGTCCTTGCCTTCGCCGATCAGGTTCTTGCCCTTCTCCTGATCCTTGAGGACCTTCGACAGGAAGTCCTTGTCGAAGTCCTTGCCATTCTTCTTGCGCAGGTCATTGACCTCCTTCTGCGCGTCGCGGATGGCCTCGTACTTGCGGCCATCCTTGCCCTTCATCGCCTCGTCGTAGCCGATCTGGATGCCGGAGCCTCCCGTGCCCGACATGTCGATGGTCGAGATGTCGTAGGCCTTGCTTTGTGCCCAGGCCTTCAGCTCCGCCTGGTTCTGACGGTGGTCTTGCACGAGCTGGCGCGCGAACTTCACCACCGTCTTGTCATCGGACTGCTGGATGGCCAGCTCGCCCAGGGCAATCTGCTTGGCGTTGAAGACGGCCAGCTGGTCGACGAAGAGCTTGCCCTCGGCCGCGGCCTTGCCGATCTGGCGTGCATCCTTGTTCGCATCACCCGCGTAGGCGCCGGAACCCAGCAGCAGACCCGACAATACCGCCGCCGCCAGAGCCGACGTCTTCCGTCCACGAATTCCAGCCATGGTTCCCACCTTGAAAGGAGAGTTGATGGCGGCAAGGTGGGGATTCGTGGAGACTTCCAGCAACATTCCTCACGGGCTCGCCCCCCTCTTGGGAGAGCAGCCAGGCAGCCAGGGCCTTGGATGCCCGTCTGATGGGGTGGAGGATGCCTGGAGAAACTCTCCCTGGGCGAGAGGGCCGTAGCTTTCCGCACTGTCCAAGGGGGCACTGGTCGAGTGTCCGCCCACGATGAGAACCTGGCCTGAGGCCAGGACGCTGGCGCTGTGGTACGACCGGGCTATTGCCAGACTGTTCATTGGCGACCAGGTGTCTGTCGCAGGATCGAAGAGTTCTGTGCTGGCAAGCGCCACCCTCGCGCCCCCGCCCACTACCAGCACTTGGCCTGAAGGCAGCAAGCGGGCGGTGTGATTGGCCCGGGCCACTGCCAGGGAGCCCGTCCTCCGCCATTCGCCGGTCATGGGGTCGAACACCTCCGAGTGATTCAAGGCTCCTGACGCGCCGTCCGGATCGCCTCCAGCCACCAGCACCTTCCCTGAAAAGAGCTTGCTGGCCGTGTGATAGGCGCGGCCGGTTTCCATGTGACCCGCTGCGGACCACTGGCCTGTCGCCGGATTGTACAGCTCCGCGCTGGTCAGAACTTGGATGTTGAACCCTCCGGTGATGAGCACATGGCCTGAAGGCAGCACCGTGGCGGTGTGGCCATATCGCGCCGTGAGCATCGGGGCGGTCGCTGACCAAGTGTTCGTGACGGGATTGTAGATCTCCGTGCTGGTCAATGGACCGCCGAAACCAATACCTCCCGCGATTAGCACCTTCCCGGAGGGGAGCACGCTGGCGGTGTGGCTCGCTCGTATCGCGATCATGGCGCGTGCTGCCGACCAAGTGCCGGTGGTTTCGTCGAGCACCTCGGCACTGGAAAGAGGATCATGGATGTGTTGGCCTCCGGCGATCAACACCTTGCCTGAGAGCAGGACGCTGGCCGTGTGGTCATGGCGAACCTTGATCATGTCTCCCGTGGCCGACCAGGTATCCGTGGCCGGATCATACACCTCTGCGCTGGTTTGAGCGTCACTGCCATAGCGGCCCGCCACCAACACCTTGCCGGAGGGAAGGATGCTGGCCGTGTGGCCATGGCGTGAGAGAGCCATACTCCCTGCTGGGAGCCAGGGGGGAAGACACGCAAGACAGCCGTCCTCTTCGCCTTTGCTTGTCTCGTGGATGCTGAATGGTTCCGAGGGAGTTCGCGGGGAGCCGCCACAGCCCAGCAACCCATGGAGCGTTGAGCCGCAGAGAAGCAGGTGGAACCAGAGCCAGACCGAACCAAACGCCTGATGCGCGGAGTGAGTCGCCATGCCTCAAGAAGGTAGCGATGGCGAGGGAGAAAGGATGTACCCCAAAAGAGGCACAGCCTTTCTCGCGGGGGCAGCTCACGAGGCATCCCGCTGCCCGGCGGCATTGAGCGGGTGATGGCGGGTCAGAGGGAACGCGGCTGGAGCAAGTTCGCGCGCTCCAGCAACTCGCGCACACGTTGGCCCAGGGCAATGTGCCCGGGATCCGAGGCTGTGAAACGCTCTGGAGTGAGGATGATGAGCATTCCCAGCGAGCCGACGGGCTGGATCCTCACGGGAGCGGGGGGCGGAGGAACAGTGCCGCGTCGGCGTGAAATGTAAGTCATCCATCCCACTCGCGCGCCGTTCTCGTGGGGCTTGGGAATGAGATTCAAGGTGAGGTTGGTGCTGACCACGCCCCAATCAGGATCTCAGGCAGTGGCCAGGCACTCCAGTAATTGAATCAACACGGGCTCGCTCATCAGGCGATTCATGGCATCTCCCTCTGAGGGGGGATCCACCAAACAGTGGTTACCGACCATATTGGCGTAGCCACCACATTGAATATGGACACGTGTGGAGCGGCTGTCGGGGCGTTGATTCCAAACATGCAGACCAAAGCCAAGTTCTTCAATGGCAGACTTATCAATGGTCGCCCGGTTCATTTCCTCGGTGAGAAGTCTTTCCAGTTCATTTGCATTGTCGACCGGTGCTGTTTGTCCTGGAAAGTTCTTGGGAACTTTGCCTTTGCCTGCCTTATACCATTGTTTCAAAGATGGATCGGACTGGGATAGCATGCTGAAAAAGAGCGCTGTACGCTGCGCGCATTCGCTCACGTTTTCGCGCCGAGAGCCCCAGTAAACCCCTGCATAGTACGACTCAAGCATGAGTGATCCACTTTTCAAGGCAGTGGGGGTGTGTGAATGACTTCAATGCCATGAATTTCTGCGCGCTCGAAATGATACCGGAGGATGTTGTCCATTCCGTGCTCGGCAACGTGCCATTGGACACGGATACCTTGAGCAGCTTTCAACTGAGCACGGGCTTGGGCTATGAGGTTGTTGAATTCGCCTGATGTCGCATACCCGTGTTTGGGGGTGCCATCTTTATTGAAAAATTTGAGATAACTGGATCCCTTTGCTTCCAGCAAAATGCCATTCCTGAGTCCATCGTATTCAACCGTGCCAATATAAAAAACGTGGTCGGCGGTATGGCCAGAGATCTGTTCTTGAGAGCGCCGTGCCTGAGAGGAGCCAGAGAACTTGCGTTGACGCCAAACCAGGAGAGGAGGCCAGGAGAGCGGCCACGGCGGAAGGAAGCTGTGCCAAGTCCTCCAAACTGCGAATGGGGTGGAGGACGAGATGTCCCAGGGCGAGGACCATTTCCGCCAGCGCGTCCTCCGCCCCGTCGAGCGCGGCGTTGAGGGCATCATGCTCCAGGCCGAGTTCGCCCAAGGGGAGCCCTCGGGCCTGTTGGAGAGAGGCTGAATCCTCCAGGGGGAAGAAGACGCCGCCCTTGTCGAGGTAGAAGGCGCCCACCTCGAAAGGGCCCGCCATGAGGCGGCCGTCGCGCAACGCGACGGGACCCATGCGCTGCAAGGGCCTGCCGGACAGGGCTGAGGCGAGGTAGCCATCCGGGCGCATGACGACCCACGGACGGAAGGAGAGCAGACGCCGCAGGCACTCCGGATAAGAGCGCGTGGAAAAATTAACCCGGATTCTGTCAGCGTCGTGACGGTCGTTGGGGGTTGATGTCGCAGTGCATAGGTGTGAGTCCGCCCGAGAGAGGGAGGGACTTCCATGGCTGAACCCTGGGTGTCAGATGAACTGTGGCGAAAACTCGAACCGCTGCTGCCGAAGCCTCGAAGAAAGGATCGCCACGTGCAATTCGCTGGGCGCAAGAGGACCGACCCTCGCCGGATCTTCAGCGGCATCGTGTTCGTGTTGCGAACAGGCGTTCCCTGGCGCGCATTGCCTGCCACCGGTGCTTTTCCCTCGGGTTATACTTGCCGTCTCTGGTTGTTGAGGTGGCATCGGGCGGGTGTTTGGAAGCGATTGAGCCAACTTCTCTTGGCGGAACTGAGAAGCAAGGGGCGACTCCATTGGACGCATGCAGTTGTTGATAGCAGTTCCGTACGCGCCCCCAGCGGAGGCCGAAAAACCGGCCCCAGCCCCGTTGACCGAAGAAAGCTTGGCACCAAGCATCACGTTATCACCGATGCCATGGGGACACCCCTTGCCGTGACTCTCACCGGGGCAAACAGGAATGACATCACCCAACTTCTCCCCTTGGTGGATGAGCTTCCCCGTGTCCGCGGAAAGCGGGGCAGCCCCAAACAGAAGCCGCAGAAACTCTACGCAGATCGGGGCTATGATTCCGACTCCCACCGACTGCAGTTGAAGAAACGGCATATTGAGCCCTATATCGCCCGGCGACGAACTGCTCATGGAAGTGGTTTGGGCAGGAAACGCTCAGTCGTTGAACGCACGCTCTCTTGGCTCCATCAGTTCCGAAAGCTGGAGATCCGGGAGGAGCACTCGGTTGCAACCTACAAGGCTCTTGCTGACCTGGCTCTCTGCCTCATCTACGAGCGCCTGCTGGAGTCGTAATTTTTCCACGCGCTCTAAGGCACCTCTTCGCCGGAAGAGAGAAGAGGGCGCAGGAGCGAGAGAAGGGTGCGGCGAGGAGCAAAGTTGAGGAGGGTGGTCTTGGAGTGGGTCAGAGCGGCCCACAGGGCGAGTGAGTCCTCAGGCTCAAGAGGCTCGCCGGGGGGATGCCAGTCGTCCTCGTCGAGGCCTGAGGACTGCTGGAGAGAGAGGAAGGCGTCTGCGGAGGAGTGCTTGCCGACGGTGTTTCCCGTGGCGCACCCGATCAATGCCCACCCGAGGAGGAGGGCGAGAAACGCAACGAAGCGATCGGAAAGCATCGCGCGATCCATGGGTATCCGGCCCCGGTTGATGGGGCCACCTGACCACAGGGGCAGGCGGGACGCGTTTTTACTTCTTCAAGGAGAACTGTTCCGCGCCGTCGAAGACCTTCTTCTCTTCGACGCGAGGCAGGGTGTCCTCAAGGACTTGCCCGTCCGAAGCCGTCACGCGCAGCTTGGTGGTGGCCGTGTCCACGCCAGGCGAGGCGAGGAAGTAATTGTAGTCCTGGCGCTGCATGTCCACCCAGGCGCCGTTCTCGCGCTGCCATTCCAGCTTCTGAATGGGCAGCCGGTGATTTCGTACCTGGATGGCCGTCCACCACTGGGAACTGCCCTCCTTGAAGCGGTACCGCACCGGGCCACTCACCGCGCACGTGACGGGGCGCCAACGGGTCTGCACCCGCCCATCCGCGACCGCGGCGATTTTCGCGAAGGCCTGTTCGCTCAGGTCCAGGTGTCCCGGGCCGCACTCCGGGCAGCTGTCGACGATGCGCACACGCACCGTGCCCTTGGGCCCTTCGACTTCCGCGCATGAGCCGCACACGGCGCTGTTGGCGAACTGCGGCGCATTCATCGCGGCCACGTCCATGTCCTTGGGACTTGCGTCGTAGCCGCAGTGGCCCTCGCCCGTCGCGTTGTACCAAGTGGCGATGCCTTGCCGGAATTCGCCCAGCGCGCGCACCTCGCCCTCCGGATCATTGGTGAAGCCGGAGTCATCCGGCTCCGACGAAGAGCATGCGGTCAGGCCCAGCATACCAACGGCGGTGAGGTGTCGGAGAGAGACGAGCGGGAGGGCGCGCATGGAAGGCTCCTGCTTCAGCCATGCTCTGGCTGGCATCCCTGGAGCGTAGCGCGGCCCTCTCTGTCTCGTATGAGGCTTCGCTCACAACGCAATGGTTTGCCGGTACTACAACTGTGTCGCTGGGGAACACGGCGTGAAAGCTTGAAATCAATGTCTAGCTGGAGAAGGGCGATGGAGGGCTGCGCCGAAGTGCTCGGCCATCGAGGATGAACACCCTCCCCACCCTGTCAGCCCCAGGTGGTGAGATGGCCCTGCCTGAAACAAGCAGGGGGGCGGAGATGGAATGGGTGGGGCTTGTCGGACGAGTGGAGCAGGACCTGGAGCGGGTGATTTCGCAAGGCCTGCTGCCCCAGGACGGCTTTCTTCCCTCGGAAAACTCGCTGGCCAAGCACTACGGACTTTCACGCAGCACCGTCCGTGAAGCGCTGAAGCGCCTGGCCGCCAGAGCGTTGATTGAGCAGCACCCGGGCCGCCGCAGCCGAGCCCTCCCCTTGGAGGGGGCGGTGACCCTGGAGAACCTGGGGGTGGTGCTGGAGGGCCCGGGCGCCGCTCAACCGGAGAGACGGAAGCTGCTGGAGGGTTTTCTGGCCCTCAAGCGAGAAACGGCAGTGGAACTGCTGGCGGCGTGTTGCCAGCAGGCTTCTGCCAGGGACTTGGACACGCTGGCAGGCCTGTGCTTCGAGTTGGCGGAGGAGGCCCGCTGGGGCGACAACCCCGGCAGGTGGGCGGAGCTGGAGTTCGCGTTGCTGAGGCAGGCGGCCCGCGCGGTGG
Protein-coding sequences here:
- a CDS encoding IS5-like element ISStau10 family transposase, whose translation is MAEPWVSDELWRKLEPLLPKPRRKDRHVQFAGRKRTDPRRIFSGIVFVLRTGVPWRALPATGAFPSGYTCRLWLLRWHRAGVWKRLSQLLLAELRSKGRLHWTHAVVDSSSVRAPSGGRKTGPSPVDRRKLGTKHHVITDAMGTPLAVTLTGANRNDITQLLPLVDELPRVRGKRGSPKQKPQKLYADRGYDSDSHRLQLKKRHIEPYIARRRTAHGSGLGRKRSVVERTLSWLHQFRKLEIREEHSVATYKALADLALCLIYERLLES
- a CDS encoding expansin EXLX1 family cellulose-binding protein translates to MRALPLVSLRHLTAVGMLGLTACSSSEPDDSGFTNDPEGEVRALGEFRQGIATWYNATGEGHCGYDASPKDMDVAAMNAPQFANSAVCGSCAEVEGPKGTVRVRIVDSCPECGPGHLDLSEQAFAKIAAVADGRVQTRWRPVTCAVSGPVRYRFKEGSSQWWTAIQVRNHRLPIQKLEWQRENGAWVDMQRQDYNYFLASPGVDTATTKLRVTASDGQVLEDTLPRVEEKKVFDGAEQFSLKK
- a CDS encoding endo alpha-1,4 polygalactosaminidase, with product MPTWKTLLCLAPLIPGTALVSACGGHEEALPAMEPASPPSGSPSPERPFQNTAPAETAATPAWWRPTPGTRWQIQLSGKLNTGFNVPVYDVDLFDTPTATLTALKSQGRKVICYFSAGSYEDWRPDAKSFPSAVLGKALDGWPGERWLDIRATSVRDIMRSRIELARQKGCDAVDPDNVDGYSNNTGFRLTSADQLAFNRFLASEAHSRGLAVGLKNDVDQVTQLVNDFDFQVNEECLQYDECDTLRPFITAGKAVFHIEYGGAALAQSVCPEANALGFDTLVKNLELDAARISCR
- a CDS encoding DUF4142 domain-containing protein, whose protein sequence is MAGIRGRKTSALAAAVLSGLLLGSGAYAGDANKDARQIGKAAAEGKLFVDQLAVFNAKQIALGELAIQQSDDKTVVKFARQLVQDHRQNQAELKAWAQSKAYDISTIDMSGTGGSGIQIGYDEAMKGKDGRKYEAIRDAQKEVNDLRKKNGKDFDKDFLSKVLKDQEKGKNLIGEGKDKYENDAVFSSLLSKTDVTLEGHIASGKRIKDIID
- a CDS encoding Kelch repeat-containing protein, with protein sequence MATHSAHQAFGSVWLWFHLLLCGSTLHGLLGCGGSPRTPSEPFSIHETSKGEEDGCLACLPPWLPAGSMALSRHGHTASILPSGKVLVAGRYGSDAQTSAEVYDPATDTWSATGDMIKVRHDHTASVLLSGKVLIAGGQHIHDPLSSAEVLDETTGTWSAARAMIAIRASHTASVLPSGKVLIAGGIGFGGPLTSTEIYNPVTNTWSATAPMLTARYGHTATVLPSGHVLITGGFNIQVLTSAELYNPATGQWSAAGHMETGRAYHTASKLFSGKVLVAGGDPDGASGALNHSEVFDPMTGEWRRTGSLAVARANHTARLLPSGQVLVVGGGARVALASTELFDPATDTWSPMNSLAIARSYHSASVLASGQVLIVGGHSTSAPLDSAESYGPLAQGEFLQASSTPSDGHPRPWLPGCSPKRGASP
- a CDS encoding Tox-REase-5 domain-containing protein — its product is MSSSTPFAVWRTWHSFLPPWPLSWPPLLVWRQRKFSGSSQARRSQEQISGHTADHVFYIGTVEYDGLRNGILLEAKGSSYLKFFNKDGTPKHGYATSGEFNNLIAQARAQLKAAQGIRVQWHVAEHGMDNILRYHFERAEIHGIEVIHTPPLP